A genomic window from Salvelinus sp. IW2-2015 unplaced genomic scaffold, ASM291031v2 Un_scaffold3043, whole genome shotgun sequence includes:
- the LOC112075245 gene encoding protocadherin-18 isoform X2, translated as MEPGKIICLFYIRIWILLAVMALTTQXXKGKTLKYQVYEEQKVGTVIARLKDDVADVLVKLPSSVSLRFRAMQRGSTSFLSVREQDGEISIRSKIDREKLCEKNLNCSIEFDVLTLPTEHLQLFHVEVEVLDINDNAPQFARAVIPIEISESAAVGARIPLDSASDPDVGENCLDTYSLEPNNYFKIDIQSRTDGAKYSELVVLRELDRELQPGYELQLTASDKGVPPKTGSTLLRITVADSNDNSPIFEQSSYVIHLLENSPVGSLLIDLNATDADDGTNAKIIYSFSSHVSPKIVETFKINSDNGHLTLMKRVDFESATSYDIVVQAQDMGPNSMPAHCTILIKVVDINDNKPDISINLMSQGDRGKEDSAYISEAAPLDSFVALVRVEDLDSALNGEVVCKLHGQGSFKLQKTYENNYMILTNVSLDREKRSEFSLTVIAEDRGTPSLSTIKHFTVHVLDENDNAPRFQKGRYEVFRSENNAPGAYLTSLLATDPDLDANSQVSYFLVENTIHGSSISTFVTIDPSNGAVYALRTFDREDXSRISFVVQAKDAGEPSLLSNATVVLTILDENDNPPVIVVPQLWNLTADVPISKYTEAGSLVTVVRATDRDTGVNAELACSITAGNEEGFFSMDPRTCEISANVSLDTFPREFAELTVLVSDHGSSPQTTKAVLKISLYENXEGHVQVLDQGETPLDASLIIIVSLGAICTLLLVIMVMFAARCNREKKDTRNSYNCRLAETNHLTHPKKPSRQIHKGDITLVPTVNGTLPIRAHHRSPSATPPMDRAPMGSRQSHHSHQSLNSLVTISSNHIPESFALELAHATPPVEGQYQPRPCFRGNKYSRSYR; from the coding sequence ATGGAACctggtaaaataatctgtctatttTATATCCGAATATGGATACTTCTCGCCGTTATGGCACTGACCACGCAAKACGRCAAAGGTAAAACATTAAAATATCAAGTTTACGAGGAACAGAAGGTGGGGACTGTTATTGCACGGCTTAAAGATGAcgtggctgatgttttggtcaaacTTCCAAGTTCTGTGTCTTTGCGCTTCCGAGCCATGCAGAGAGGAAGCACGTCTTTCCTATCCGTGCGCGAGCAGGACGGAGAGATCAGCATCCGTTCCAAAATAGACCGAGAGAAGCTATGCGAGAAGAACCTCAACTGTTCCATTGAATTCGACGTTCTGACTCTTCCGACAGAACACCTGCAGCTCTTCCACGTTGAGGTGGAAGTGTTGGACATTAATGATAACGCGCCCCAGTTCGCCCGCGCCGTAATCCCCATCGAGATCTCCGAGAGCGCGGCAGTGGGGGCGCGCATTCCCCTGGACAGCGCGAGTGACCCCGACGTCGGGGAGAACTGCCTCGATACTTACTCCCTCGAGCCCAACAACTACTTCAAGATTGACATTCAGAGCAGAACGGACGGGGCTAAGTACTCAGAGTTGGTGGTGCTTAGGGAGCTCGACAGGGAGCTGCAGCCGGGTTATGAACTTCAGCTGACGGCCTCCGATAAGGGCGTTCCCCCTAAAACCGGTTCTACTCTCCTCAGAATTACCGTGGCAGATTCAAACGACAACAGTCCTATTTTCGAACAGTCTTCATATGTGATTCATCTATTGGAGAATTCACCTGTTGGATCTCTTCTTATTGATCTGAATGCGACTGATGCAGACGACGGAACCAACGCCAAAATCATCTACTCCTTTAGCAGTCACGTGTCCCCGAAAATCGTGGAAACGTTCAAGATCAACTCGGATAACGGCCACCTGACGCTCATGAAGCGCGTGGACTTTGAAAGCGCAACATCATATGACATCGTTGTCCAAGCCCAGGATATGGGCCCCAACTCCATGCCAGCACACTGCACGATCCTCATCAAGGTAGTGGACATAAACGACAACAAACCAGACATCAGCATCAATCTCATGTCCCAAGGGGACAGAGGCAAAGAGGACTCGGCCTATATCTCCGAGGCCGCTCCATTGGATTCCTTCGTGGCCTTAGTAAGAGTGGAGGACCTAGATTCCGCTCTCAATGGAGAGGTTGTGTGTAAACTCCATGGCCAGGGGAGTTTTAAACTACAGAAGACCTACGAGAACAACTACATGATCCTCACTAACGTCTCGCTGGATCGGGAGAAGAGGTCAGAGTTCAGCTTGACGGTCATCGCCGAGGACCGCGGCACGCCCAGCCTCTCGACCATCAAGCACTTCACCGTGCACGTGCTGGATGAAAACGACAACGCTCCGCGCTTCCAGAAGGGACGCTATGAGGTCTTCAGATCAGAGAACAACGCCCCTGGCGCCTACCTGACGTCGTTATTGGCAACCGACCCCGACCTGGACGCCAACAGCCAGGTGAGCTACTTCCTGGTGGAGAACACCATTCACGGGAGCTCTATCTCCACCTTTGTCACCATCGACCCGTCCAACGGCGCTGTTTACGCCCTCCGCACGTTCGACCGCGAGGACYTCAGCCGGATATCCTTCGTAGTCCAGGCCAAGGACGCCGGGGAACCCTCGTTGCTGAGCAACGCCACCGTCGTCCTGACAATCCTGGACGAAAACGACAACCCGCCGGTCATCGTGGTTCCGCAGCTCTGGAACCTCACGGCCGACGTCCCAATCTCCAAGTACACCGAGGCCGGTAGCCTGGTTACGGTCGTCAGGGCGACCGACCGAGACACGGGCGTCAACGCAGAACTCGCGTGTTCAATCACTGCTGGCAACGAGGAAGGCTTCTTCTCTATGGATCCTAGAACGTGCGAGATCAGCGCCAACGTTAGCCTCGACACGTTTCCCCGCGAGTTTGCGGAGCTCACCGTCCTGGTCAGTGACCACGGTTCGTCGCCCCAGACCACCAAGGCCGTCCTAAAGATCAGCCTCTATGAGAACARGGAGGGCCACGTGCAGGTGCTGGACCAGGGGGAGACGCCGCTCGACGCCTCCCTCATCATCATCGTGTCCCTGGGGGCCATCTGCACTCTGCTCCTAGTCATCATGGTCATGTTCGCTGCCCGCTGCAACCGAGAAAAGAAGGATACCAGGAACTCGTACAACTGCAGGCTGGCAGAGACCAACCACCTGACCCACCCTAAGAAACCGTCACGGCAGATCCACAAGGGTGACATCACACTTGTTCCCACGGTGAATGGGACTCTACCAATCAGAGCGCACCACCGCTCACCCTCGGCCACGCCCCCCATGGACCGGGCTCCAATGGGAAGCCGGCAGAGCCACCACAGCCACCAATCACTGAATAGCCTGGTGACGATATCGTCCAATCATATCCCGGAGAGCTTCGCCCTGGAGTTGGCCCACGCTACGCCACCCGTTGAG
- the LOC112075245 gene encoding protocadherin-18 isoform X1, with translation MEPGKIICLFYIRIWILLAVMALTTQXXKGKTLKYQVYEEQKVGTVIARLKDDVADVLVKLPSSVSLRFRAMQRGSTSFLSVREQDGEISIRSKIDREKLCEKNLNCSIEFDVLTLPTEHLQLFHVEVEVLDINDNAPQFARAVIPIEISESAAVGARIPLDSASDPDVGENCLDTYSLEPNNYFKIDIQSRTDGAKYSELVVLRELDRELQPGYELQLTASDKGVPPKTGSTLLRITVADSNDNSPIFEQSSYVIHLLENSPVGSLLIDLNATDADDGTNAKIIYSFSSHVSPKIVETFKINSDNGHLTLMKRVDFESATSYDIVVQAQDMGPNSMPAHCTILIKVVDINDNKPDISINLMSQGDRGKEDSAYISEAAPLDSFVALVRVEDLDSALNGEVVCKLHGQGSFKLQKTYENNYMILTNVSLDREKRSEFSLTVIAEDRGTPSLSTIKHFTVHVLDENDNAPRFQKGRYEVFRSENNAPGAYLTSLLATDPDLDANSQVSYFLVENTIHGSSISTFVTIDPSNGAVYALRTFDREDXSRISFVVQAKDAGEPSLLSNATVVLTILDENDNPPVIVVPQLWNLTADVPISKYTEAGSLVTVVRATDRDTGVNAELACSITAGNEEGFFSMDPRTCEISANVSLDTFPREFAELTVLVSDHGSSPQTTKAVLKISLYENXEGHVQVLDQGETPLDASLIIIVSLGAICTLLLVIMVMFAARCNREKKDTRNSYNCRLAETNHLTHPKKPSRQIHKGDITLVPTVNGTLPIRAHHRSPSATPPMDRAPMGSRQSHHSHQSLNSLVTISSNHIPESFALELAHATPPVEQVSQLLSMLHQGQYQPRPCFRGNKYSRSYR, from the coding sequence ATGGAACctggtaaaataatctgtctatttTATATCCGAATATGGATACTTCTCGCCGTTATGGCACTGACCACGCAAKACGRCAAAGGTAAAACATTAAAATATCAAGTTTACGAGGAACAGAAGGTGGGGACTGTTATTGCACGGCTTAAAGATGAcgtggctgatgttttggtcaaacTTCCAAGTTCTGTGTCTTTGCGCTTCCGAGCCATGCAGAGAGGAAGCACGTCTTTCCTATCCGTGCGCGAGCAGGACGGAGAGATCAGCATCCGTTCCAAAATAGACCGAGAGAAGCTATGCGAGAAGAACCTCAACTGTTCCATTGAATTCGACGTTCTGACTCTTCCGACAGAACACCTGCAGCTCTTCCACGTTGAGGTGGAAGTGTTGGACATTAATGATAACGCGCCCCAGTTCGCCCGCGCCGTAATCCCCATCGAGATCTCCGAGAGCGCGGCAGTGGGGGCGCGCATTCCCCTGGACAGCGCGAGTGACCCCGACGTCGGGGAGAACTGCCTCGATACTTACTCCCTCGAGCCCAACAACTACTTCAAGATTGACATTCAGAGCAGAACGGACGGGGCTAAGTACTCAGAGTTGGTGGTGCTTAGGGAGCTCGACAGGGAGCTGCAGCCGGGTTATGAACTTCAGCTGACGGCCTCCGATAAGGGCGTTCCCCCTAAAACCGGTTCTACTCTCCTCAGAATTACCGTGGCAGATTCAAACGACAACAGTCCTATTTTCGAACAGTCTTCATATGTGATTCATCTATTGGAGAATTCACCTGTTGGATCTCTTCTTATTGATCTGAATGCGACTGATGCAGACGACGGAACCAACGCCAAAATCATCTACTCCTTTAGCAGTCACGTGTCCCCGAAAATCGTGGAAACGTTCAAGATCAACTCGGATAACGGCCACCTGACGCTCATGAAGCGCGTGGACTTTGAAAGCGCAACATCATATGACATCGTTGTCCAAGCCCAGGATATGGGCCCCAACTCCATGCCAGCACACTGCACGATCCTCATCAAGGTAGTGGACATAAACGACAACAAACCAGACATCAGCATCAATCTCATGTCCCAAGGGGACAGAGGCAAAGAGGACTCGGCCTATATCTCCGAGGCCGCTCCATTGGATTCCTTCGTGGCCTTAGTAAGAGTGGAGGACCTAGATTCCGCTCTCAATGGAGAGGTTGTGTGTAAACTCCATGGCCAGGGGAGTTTTAAACTACAGAAGACCTACGAGAACAACTACATGATCCTCACTAACGTCTCGCTGGATCGGGAGAAGAGGTCAGAGTTCAGCTTGACGGTCATCGCCGAGGACCGCGGCACGCCCAGCCTCTCGACCATCAAGCACTTCACCGTGCACGTGCTGGATGAAAACGACAACGCTCCGCGCTTCCAGAAGGGACGCTATGAGGTCTTCAGATCAGAGAACAACGCCCCTGGCGCCTACCTGACGTCGTTATTGGCAACCGACCCCGACCTGGACGCCAACAGCCAGGTGAGCTACTTCCTGGTGGAGAACACCATTCACGGGAGCTCTATCTCCACCTTTGTCACCATCGACCCGTCCAACGGCGCTGTTTACGCCCTCCGCACGTTCGACCGCGAGGACYTCAGCCGGATATCCTTCGTAGTCCAGGCCAAGGACGCCGGGGAACCCTCGTTGCTGAGCAACGCCACCGTCGTCCTGACAATCCTGGACGAAAACGACAACCCGCCGGTCATCGTGGTTCCGCAGCTCTGGAACCTCACGGCCGACGTCCCAATCTCCAAGTACACCGAGGCCGGTAGCCTGGTTACGGTCGTCAGGGCGACCGACCGAGACACGGGCGTCAACGCAGAACTCGCGTGTTCAATCACTGCTGGCAACGAGGAAGGCTTCTTCTCTATGGATCCTAGAACGTGCGAGATCAGCGCCAACGTTAGCCTCGACACGTTTCCCCGCGAGTTTGCGGAGCTCACCGTCCTGGTCAGTGACCACGGTTCGTCGCCCCAGACCACCAAGGCCGTCCTAAAGATCAGCCTCTATGAGAACARGGAGGGCCACGTGCAGGTGCTGGACCAGGGGGAGACGCCGCTCGACGCCTCCCTCATCATCATCGTGTCCCTGGGGGCCATCTGCACTCTGCTCCTAGTCATCATGGTCATGTTCGCTGCCCGCTGCAACCGAGAAAAGAAGGATACCAGGAACTCGTACAACTGCAGGCTGGCAGAGACCAACCACCTGACCCACCCTAAGAAACCGTCACGGCAGATCCACAAGGGTGACATCACACTTGTTCCCACGGTGAATGGGACTCTACCAATCAGAGCGCACCACCGCTCACCCTCGGCCACGCCCCCCATGGACCGGGCTCCAATGGGAAGCCGGCAGAGCCACCACAGCCACCAATCACTGAATAGCCTGGTGACGATATCGTCCAATCATATCCCGGAGAGCTTCGCCCTGGAGTTGGCCCACGCTACGCCACCCGTTGAG